The Eleginops maclovinus isolate JMC-PN-2008 ecotype Puerto Natales chromosome 3, JC_Emac_rtc_rv5, whole genome shotgun sequence genome includes a region encoding these proteins:
- the bola1 gene encoding bolA-like protein 1 has product MLPAVLRCVRPISSSLALSRPLAHFRPHMDPDPNRPVERSIRTKLTDQLKPDHLEVHNESHMHAVPPGSESHFRVLVVSSLFEGLPLIKRHRLVNEALKEELSSCVHALAIQAKTPEQWGSNPSVAKSPPCMGGSKGDHTVEEKLKAGRSESWTHEAVELNCDEER; this is encoded by the coding sequence ATGCTTCCTGCTGTCCTCCGCTGTGTTCGGCCCATCTCTTCCAGCCTTGCCTTAAGCCGGCCTCTGGCCCACTTCAGACCACACATGGATCCAGACCCAAACCGACCCGTAGAGAGGTCTATCAGAACCAAACTGACCGACCAACTTAAGCCGGACCATTTGGAGGTCCACAATGAAAGCCACATGCATGCCGTGCCCCCCGGCTCTGAATCCCATTTCCGTGTCCTGGTTGTCAGCTCCCTGTTTGAGGGCCTGCCATTGATAAAGCGCCACCGTCTGGTTAATGAGGCTCTGAAGGAAGAGTTGAGCAGCTGCGTTCATGCACTGGCTATCCAGGCAAAGACTCCTGAGCAGTGGGGGAGTAATCCCTCTGTGGCCAAAAGTCCACCTTGCATGGGGGGCTCGAAGGGAGATCACACAGTGGAGGAGAAGCTGAAGGCCGGGCGGAGTGAGAGTTGGACTCATGAAGCTGTTGAACTGAACTGTGATGAAGAGAGGTGA